Within Streptomyces sp. SS1-1, the genomic segment GACAGGAGCTGCCGCCCGTCCCGAGGCGCCGGCCGCGCCGGGAGCGGGAGCTGATTGTCAGTGGCGGGTCCGATACTCACAGTGACGGATCTCTGGATGGAAAGGAGGCGTCCGATGGCTGAGGAGCCCAAGGAGACCAAGCCGGGTTTCCAGAATCCCGTGGCCGGCTTCGGCGTGACCTTCAAGGCCATGTTCAAGAAGCGGCTGACCGAGCAGTACCCGGAGCAGGAGAAGACCACCGCTCCGCGTTTCCACGGACGGCACCAGCTCAACCGCCATCCGGACGGCCTGGAGAAGTGCGTCGGCTGCGAGCTGTGCGCCTGGGCCTGCCCCGCCGACGCCATCTACGTGGAGGGCGCCGACAACACCGACGAGGAGCGCTACTCGCCCGGTGAGCGGTACGGCCGCGTCTACCAGATCAACTACGCCCGCTGCATCCTGTGCGGCCTGTGCATCGAGGCGTGCCCCACGCGCGCGCTCACGATGACCAACGAGTTCGAGCTGGCGGACTCCAGCCGCGCCAACCTCATCTACACCAAGGAGCAGCTGCTCGCCGGTCTGGAGGAGGGCATGGTCGACTCGCCCCACGCCATCTACCCCGGCACCGACGAGCAGGACTACTACCGGGGTCTGGTGACGGAGGCCGCGCCGGGCACGACCCGGCAGGTCGCGGTCTCCAAGGGAGAGGTCCCGCAGGAGGGCGCCTCGACCTTCGGCGAGGACGAGCCGGCGTCGGGGAAGGTGGTCGGCCGATGAGCGCGCAGATCGCCGCCGCCTACTCCACCTCCACCGGCGAGGCCGTGCAGTTCTGGATCCTCGGCACCGTCGCCGTGCTCGGCGCCCTGTGCACCGTCTTCCTCAAGCGGGCCGTGCACAGCGCGCTCTGCCTCGCCGGCACGATGATCGTCCTCGCGGTGTTCTACCTGGCCAACGGCGCCTACTTCCTGGGCGTCGTACAGATCGTCGTCTACACCGGCGCGATCATGATGCTGTTCCTCTTCGTGGTGATGCTGGTCGGCGTGACGGCCGCGGACTCCCTGAAGGAGACCATCAAGGGCCAGCGCTGGCTGGCCCTTCTCTGCGGCCTCGGCTTCGGCATCCTGCTGTTCGCCGGCATCGGGAACGCCTCGCTGAGCCAGTTCGACGGCCTCACGCAGGCCAACGCGAACGGCAACGTGGAGGGCCTGGCCACCCTCATCTTCACGAAGTACGTCTTCGCGTTCGAGATCACGGGCGCCCTGCTGATCACCGCCGCGGTCGGCGCCATGGTGCTCACGCACCGCGAGCGCACCGAGCGCGCCAAGACCCAGCGGGAGCTGGCCGAGGAGCGCGTGCGCGCCGGCAAGCACGTCCCGCCGCTCCCGGCCCCCGGCGTCTACGCCCGGCACAACGCCGTGGACATCGCCGGTCTGCTGCCCGACGGGACCCCGTCCGACCTCACCGTCAGCAAGACGCTGCGTGAGCGCGGCCAGATCCGGGACGTGTCCACCGAGGCGCTCAATGACCTGCGGGCCCTGGAGCAGCGTGCGGCGGAGCGCCTGGAGCGGACCGCGATCGAGCCGTCCACCTTCAAGCGTCCGGAGGAGGCGTCCAAGTGAACCCGGTCAACTACGTCTACCTCGCGGCCCTGTTGTTCACGATCGGCGCCACCGGCGTGCTGATCAGGCGCAACGCGATCGTCCTCTTCATGTGCGTCGAGCTGATGCTCAACGCCTGCAACCTCACGCTGGTGGCGTTCTCGCGGATGCACGGCAATCTGGACGGCCAGATCATCGCCTTCTTCACGATGGTCGTGGCCGCCGCGGAGGTCGTCGTCGGGCTCGCGATCATCGTGTCGCTGTTCCGTTCCCGCCACTCGGCCTCGGTCGACGACGCCAGCCTGATGAAGCTCTGAGGGGTCGGAAGAAATCGTGGAGAACCTGATTGCGCTGCTGATCGCGGCGCCCTTGCTCGGAGCGGCCGTCCTGCTGTGCGGTGGCCGGCGGCTGG encodes:
- the nuoI gene encoding NADH-quinone oxidoreductase subunit NuoI, which codes for MAEEPKETKPGFQNPVAGFGVTFKAMFKKRLTEQYPEQEKTTAPRFHGRHQLNRHPDGLEKCVGCELCAWACPADAIYVEGADNTDEERYSPGERYGRVYQINYARCILCGLCIEACPTRALTMTNEFELADSSRANLIYTKEQLLAGLEEGMVDSPHAIYPGTDEQDYYRGLVTEAAPGTTRQVAVSKGEVPQEGASTFGEDEPASGKVVGR
- a CDS encoding NADH-quinone oxidoreductase subunit J, encoding MSAQIAAAYSTSTGEAVQFWILGTVAVLGALCTVFLKRAVHSALCLAGTMIVLAVFYLANGAYFLGVVQIVVYTGAIMMLFLFVVMLVGVTAADSLKETIKGQRWLALLCGLGFGILLFAGIGNASLSQFDGLTQANANGNVEGLATLIFTKYVFAFEITGALLITAAVGAMVLTHRERTERAKTQRELAEERVRAGKHVPPLPAPGVYARHNAVDIAGLLPDGTPSDLTVSKTLRERGQIRDVSTEALNDLRALEQRAAERLERTAIEPSTFKRPEEASK
- the nuoK gene encoding NADH-quinone oxidoreductase subunit NuoK, which gives rise to MNPVNYVYLAALLFTIGATGVLIRRNAIVLFMCVELMLNACNLTLVAFSRMHGNLDGQIIAFFTMVVAAAEVVVGLAIIVSLFRSRHSASVDDASLMKL